The proteins below are encoded in one region of Flavobacterium nackdongense:
- a CDS encoding DUF2141 domain-containing protein: protein MTKIIIAIVLFISSLASAQNVGLTVKISGLKNNTGLVQVGLFNSEGTFLKTAYKGISSEIKSNSATVTFSNIPKGKYAISAYHDANKNGKLDTNFIGIPKEDFACSNNAKGKMGPPKYEDAKFDLTKDMKIDVKFND, encoded by the coding sequence ATGACAAAAATTATCATTGCAATCGTTTTATTCATCAGTAGTTTAGCGTCTGCTCAAAACGTAGGCCTAACGGTAAAAATCTCTGGATTGAAAAACAATACCGGACTTGTTCAAGTTGGTTTGTTTAACTCGGAAGGTACTTTTCTGAAGACGGCTTACAAAGGGATTTCTTCTGAAATTAAGTCCAACAGTGCCACAGTTACTTTTTCGAATATTCCAAAAGGGAAATATGCAATTTCGGCTTATCACGATGCAAATAAAAACGGAAAATTAGACACCAATTTTATTGGAATTCCTAAAGAAGATTTCGCTTGTTCGAATAATGCTAAAGGAAAAATGGGACCTCCAAAATACGAAGATGCCAAGTTCGACCTTACTAAAGATATGAAAATTGATGTCAAATTCAACGATTAA
- a CDS encoding TonB-dependent receptor: MKTFITGAFLILAVCSFGQTTLSGKIVDSKNNPIANANVFLEGSYDGANSNALGEFSFTTTAEGNQILIVSALAFENSKTAVTMSQNQVLTIVLKQSATELNEVIITAGTVEAGDKSRVSVLKPLDILTTAGNPGDIVSALQTLPGTQVVGESGRLFVRGGEASETQTFIDGIRVAQPYIQTTNNVPTRSTFSPLLFKGTTFSTGGYSAEYGEALSSILVMNTIDVPDLEKTDISVMSVGLGVGTTQKWEKNSLSVNTSYLNLAPYQALMPDNIHWIKPFESAGGETVFRHNFERGLFKVYASFTAAKFDVEQEDINFPDQLRNSNTNTNLYTNTSYKGRFGDNWKVFAGLSYAFSHNDGAFDVIQYDADENAIHSKLNFTKPISNRIKTSFGADYFYTKFSQKVSNFDTGYKSEIVAAYSETDILFSKSLIAKVGLRFSKNYLLNETSLAPRLALAYKIAKNKQFSFAYGDFEQTPKKEYLIFTSQLESEKAQHYILNYEYNKDRQIFRAEVYYKKYDNLVKYDSNMPMFNSNYSNSGTGYAKGLELFWRDSKNIKNLEYWVSYSYIDSERDYQNFPKQVTPNFVADHTLSLVSKYWIQDWRSQLGATYTFASGRPYNDPNAIDFMNGKTKTYNNFSVNWAYLISPQKILFFSVTNLFGFNNVFGYNYANKPNTDGVFERQAVVPTADRFFFVGYFWTISKDKKVNQLENL, from the coding sequence ATGAAGACTTTTATTACCGGTGCTTTTTTAATTTTGGCAGTATGCTCTTTTGGACAAACAACCTTATCTGGAAAAATTGTTGATTCGAAAAATAATCCCATTGCAAATGCCAATGTGTTCTTGGAAGGTTCCTATGATGGTGCAAATTCAAATGCACTAGGGGAATTCAGTTTTACTACAACAGCCGAGGGGAATCAAATTTTGATAGTAAGTGCATTGGCGTTCGAAAACAGTAAAACAGCTGTTACAATGAGTCAGAATCAGGTTTTGACCATCGTTTTAAAACAAAGTGCTACCGAATTGAACGAGGTGATTATCACCGCAGGAACCGTTGAAGCGGGTGATAAATCCCGAGTTTCGGTATTGAAACCATTAGATATATTAACTACCGCAGGAAATCCTGGAGATATTGTTTCGGCTTTGCAAACCTTGCCAGGAACTCAGGTAGTGGGCGAAAGCGGGCGGCTTTTTGTGCGTGGTGGAGAAGCTAGTGAAACGCAAACGTTTATTGATGGCATTCGGGTAGCTCAACCGTATATTCAAACCACAAATAATGTCCCGACTAGAAGTACTTTTTCTCCATTGTTATTCAAAGGAACCACATTTTCTACAGGAGGATATTCGGCAGAATATGGTGAAGCACTTTCGAGTATTTTAGTGATGAATACGATAGATGTTCCGGATTTAGAGAAAACAGATATTAGTGTAATGAGCGTGGGTTTAGGTGTGGGAACTACTCAAAAATGGGAGAAAAATTCGTTGAGTGTAAATACAAGTTATCTCAATTTAGCACCTTATCAAGCATTGATGCCGGATAATATTCATTGGATAAAACCTTTTGAATCCGCTGGTGGTGAAACGGTTTTTAGACATAATTTCGAAAGAGGATTATTCAAAGTATATGCTTCTTTTACCGCGGCAAAATTCGATGTAGAACAAGAAGATATCAATTTCCCAGATCAATTGCGAAACAGTAATACGAATACTAATTTGTACACCAATACTTCCTACAAAGGCAGATTTGGCGATAATTGGAAGGTTTTTGCAGGACTAAGTTACGCCTTTAGCCACAACGATGGTGCTTTTGATGTTATCCAGTACGACGCAGACGAGAATGCGATACATTCTAAACTGAATTTCACAAAACCCATATCCAACCGAATAAAAACCAGTTTTGGGGCCGATTATTTTTATACAAAATTCAGTCAAAAGGTCTCTAATTTTGACACAGGATACAAGTCCGAAATCGTTGCGGCCTATTCTGAGACCGATATTTTATTTTCTAAAAGTCTAATTGCAAAAGTAGGACTACGCTTTTCGAAAAATTATTTACTAAACGAAACTTCTCTTGCTCCAAGATTGGCTTTAGCCTACAAAATAGCCAAAAACAAACAGTTTTCATTTGCTTACGGTGATTTTGAGCAAACACCCAAAAAAGAGTATTTGATTTTTACAAGTCAATTGGAATCAGAAAAGGCACAACATTATATTTTGAATTATGAATACAACAAGGACAGACAAATTTTCAGAGCGGAAGTGTATTATAAAAAGTATGATAATTTAGTGAAATACGATTCAAATATGCCAATGTTTAATAGCAATTATAGTAATAGCGGAACAGGTTATGCTAAAGGTTTGGAGCTTTTTTGGCGCGATAGCAAAAACATCAAAAACCTTGAGTATTGGGTTTCGTATTCGTACATAGATTCAGAAAGAGACTATCAAAACTTTCCGAAACAAGTAACTCCCAATTTTGTGGCCGATCATACACTGTCGTTGGTCAGCAAATATTGGATTCAGGATTGGCGTTCACAACTAGGTGCAACCTATACTTTTGCCTCCGGACGACCTTATAATGATCCAAATGCTATTGATTTTATGAATGGGAAAACGAAAACTTATAACAACTTTAGCGTAAATTGGGCCTATTTAATTTCGCCTCAGAAGATATTATTTTTCTCGGTAACGAATCTATTTGGCTTCAACAATGTTTTTGGGTATAATTACGCCAATAAACCGAATACAGATGGGGTTTTCGAAAGACAGGCCGTTGTTCCTACGGCGGATCGATTTTTCTTTGTGGGTTATTTTTGGACGATCAGCAAGGATAAGAAAGTAAACCAGTTGGAGAATTTGTAA